The Marinilongibacter aquaticus genome has a window encoding:
- a CDS encoding RNA polymerase sigma factor, producing MKETASEFWEKMYRQNIGRMVGICYRYTYDRELAEDLAQDAFVTAMEKAGDFEGRGSFEGWIRRITVNTSLQFLREKFRENYLKELLPKDESAVEIIEQNTSDTSGFSLEELLELVSQLPPHHRLVFNMYVLDNFSHAQIAAELGISEGTSKSHLARARKKLRELLKRKIQSDEKKRQRLFFIFAFPVHRFGIDKVWKKAFKTFELTTSRPFPATDSSAIPVWKNLGVLPGNYLHMAVTLFLAGAAVTTFLYLKRANNPNASQLTEKDLAIPDIIEETPILDSLTSAPATFSENPILAHEQLNQTKEDTMKKSTVLGALLISGSALAQQPVNEIKSPPLPAIRPSLTLLGNGNFMASVANESPKMILDRDETGTFYATSLEWVEKGQSLYFYGDIVVSFADNSFVAKGSVNFLDAVHYLLLNGKALKPGDKIKLEKKKYRIRQLSEKTATKKYGDAGKRGAIEIEMTDEE from the coding sequence ATGAAAGAAACAGCAAGCGAATTCTGGGAGAAAATGTATCGTCAAAACATCGGGAGGATGGTAGGTATTTGTTACCGCTATACCTATGACCGGGAGCTGGCAGAAGATCTGGCTCAGGATGCTTTTGTGACGGCCATGGAAAAGGCAGGTGATTTTGAAGGTCGTGGCTCTTTTGAGGGCTGGATCAGGCGAATTACGGTGAATACCTCCCTTCAGTTTCTTCGGGAAAAATTCAGAGAAAATTATTTGAAAGAACTATTACCCAAAGATGAAAGTGCCGTGGAAATTATTGAGCAGAATACGTCAGATACCTCCGGTTTTTCGCTGGAGGAATTGCTGGAACTCGTAAGTCAATTGCCTCCACATCATCGACTTGTGTTTAATATGTACGTGCTGGATAATTTTTCGCATGCTCAGATTGCGGCCGAATTGGGTATCAGCGAGGGAACTTCCAAATCGCATCTGGCCAGAGCCAGAAAGAAATTGAGAGAGTTGTTGAAGCGTAAGATTCAATCTGACGAAAAGAAGAGACAGCGTCTATTTTTCATATTCGCCTTTCCGGTTCATCGATTCGGAATTGATAAGGTTTGGAAGAAAGCATTTAAAACCTTTGAGTTGACAACCAGCCGCCCTTTTCCGGCTACGGATTCATCAGCGATTCCTGTTTGGAAGAATCTGGGCGTTTTACCGGGCAATTATTTACATATGGCAGTGACTTTATTTTTGGCCGGTGCAGCAGTAACAACCTTTCTTTATTTAAAACGGGCCAATAATCCGAATGCCAGCCAGTTGACAGAAAAGGATTTAGCAATTCCTGATATCATAGAGGAAACCCCAATTTTAGATTCTTTAACATCTGCCCCTGCCACCTTTTCAGAAAATCCCATCCTTGCTCATGAACAATTAAATCAAACAAAGGAGGATACTATGAAAAAATCAACTGTTTTAGGAGCACTTCTGATATCTGGTTCTGCACTTGCTCAGCAGCCTGTCAATGAGATTAAATCGCCGCCATTACCGGCCATTCGGCCTAGCCTTACACTTTTGGGCAATGGTAATTTCATGGCTTCTGTAGCAAATGAATCCCCAAAAATGATTTTAGATAGAGATGAGACCGGTACTTTTTATGCTACCAGTCTGGAGTGGGTAGAAAAGGGCCAGAGCCTTTATTTTTATGGGGATATTGTGGTTTCGTTTGCAGACAACTCATTTGTAGCGAAGGGCTCTGTGAATTTTCTGGATGCCGTTCATTATCTGCTACTTAACGGCAAAGCCTTGAAGCCGGGCGATAAGATCAAACTGGAGAAAAAGAAGTACCGCATTAGACAACTTTCTGAGAAGACTGCCACAAAAAAATACGGTGACGCGGGCAAGCGTGGGGCTATAGAGATTGAAATGACAGATGAAGAGTAG
- a CDS encoding serine hydrolase domain-containing protein, whose translation MNDLIFCKLQYILIIIWFAFPSSIRGQSFDQSVNAYFSQLRLPAVAVAIAYEDSLIYFNSIGVANGESIGPNHIFGIASVTKTMSAVALEKAIASGELHWDDKIDKFPNKYFTPARWDSRTTLGHLFSMTADSEPPGTNFLYNGSKFNIPFNAFQVLNNADTSINMVARFTYEIDHSILYPLKMNHTINRFDEVQMDSLSHFLVPPYAYIDSLGKYQLQDFNFKSINSGPAFGMMSSVNDLVTYSNALDDHTLLTKDQFATITHPYYAGSPYGLGWFTSKIEGLNVFWAYGYGDNDAAILLKVPEKKLTFILLSASSMPSESSRMGYGYPLNSVLVISFVKNYLLKANDQEIEYGMNVSEILRQVKEYNQRNHTDFFVKELYAKASLGLLLRESLMDNREQARDLLYAYLKLEGRGVEIQSPLIFELLEKCPASRFDRCKKLMIHKYKKSRFFHPVTAVIIGNMLDEAGKTSKAIKYYKSVADGDAYRESNDKFFAMMWLAKYYKNRDFDLSEDYLKRVIKYKENISAKDFQYQEAVELLSQKP comes from the coding sequence ATGAATGATTTAATATTTTGCAAGCTTCAATACATACTCATCATTATTTGGTTTGCTTTTCCAAGTTCTATTCGAGGGCAGTCTTTTGACCAATCTGTAAATGCCTATTTTTCCCAATTGAGGCTTCCTGCTGTAGCAGTTGCAATTGCTTATGAGGACAGCCTTATCTATTTCAATAGCATAGGCGTAGCAAATGGTGAGTCAATCGGGCCAAATCACATATTCGGGATAGCATCAGTTACCAAAACCATGTCAGCCGTAGCTCTGGAAAAAGCGATTGCCAGCGGAGAACTGCATTGGGATGATAAAATTGATAAGTTTCCTAATAAATACTTCACGCCCGCTCGCTGGGATAGCAGAACCACACTTGGTCACTTATTTAGCATGACTGCAGATAGCGAGCCGCCGGGAACTAACTTTTTATATAACGGTAGTAAGTTCAATATCCCTTTCAATGCGTTTCAGGTACTTAATAATGCCGACACATCTATTAACATGGTGGCACGTTTTACTTATGAGATTGACCACAGCATACTCTATCCGTTGAAAATGAATCATACAATTAACCGTTTTGATGAAGTTCAAATGGATAGCTTGAGTCATTTTCTGGTGCCGCCATATGCGTATATTGACAGTCTTGGGAAATATCAATTACAGGATTTTAACTTCAAAAGTATTAACTCAGGTCCCGCATTTGGCATGATGAGTTCTGTGAATGACTTAGTGACATATTCCAATGCGTTGGACGATCATACCCTTCTCACAAAGGATCAGTTTGCCACCATTACCCATCCCTATTATGCCGGTAGTCCCTATGGTTTAGGCTGGTTCACCAGTAAAATTGAAGGACTGAACGTCTTCTGGGCATACGGCTATGGAGATAATGACGCGGCTATACTTCTTAAAGTACCTGAGAAAAAGCTCACATTTATTTTACTCTCAGCCAGCAGTATGCCCTCTGAGAGCTCTCGGATGGGCTATGGGTATCCTTTGAACTCGGTTTTGGTAATTTCTTTTGTGAAGAATTATTTACTGAAGGCAAATGATCAGGAAATAGAATATGGTATGAATGTCTCTGAAATTCTCCGACAAGTGAAGGAATATAATCAAAGAAATCACACGGACTTTTTTGTCAAGGAGCTTTACGCTAAGGCCTCCTTGGGTTTGCTATTGCGTGAAAGTTTGATGGATAATAGAGAGCAGGCGAGAGACTTGCTTTACGCTTACCTCAAATTAGAAGGCAGAGGGGTGGAAATTCAAAGTCCTTTGATTTTTGAACTACTGGAAAAATGCCCAGCTTCTCGGTTTGATAGATGTAAAAAGTTAATGATTCACAAGTATAAGAAATCTCGTTTTTTTCATCCGGTAACTGCTGTAATTATAGGAAATATGCTAGATGAGGCGGGTAAAACATCAAAAGCTATAAAATATTACAAATCTGTAGCAGATGGAGATGCTTACAGAGAGAGCAATGATAAGTTTTTTGCGATGATGTGGTTGGCGAAATATTATAAGAATAGAGACTTTGACCTTTCAGAAGACTACTTAAAAAGAGTTATTAAATACAAAGAGAATATTTCAGCTAAGGACTTTCAATATCAAGAAGCTGTGGAATTATTGTCTCAAAAACCATAG
- a CDS encoding PKD domain-containing protein: protein MNHLRSISFLLSILLVFSLCCKRDSSVPYTISEASPPVANFGFFWGNDGSYHQPLIIDSTKNAILYKMDFGDGYIWQDSLPPDNYGKPLHSHAYLTPIDSSVFFDIKLVVTNSKGVQDSITRQVTIEPYPPKVPDISDSTRAGYYNVPGSLIGLINDQSVRWETNDSSVFSGSQMFELNRGSGGYIYSMMFSRGNTGCDLEESFVMLLPLFHNEPFAFEKGPPALQFAKLKDSLKVGRKVSFYYVTPTGPGISDEIFQSKTDAELIDIQEVNVDSNFYYSVYTKGFDATFSIKSDEFATTSNKQAHLKVDLVIKMRLLVDRRHIQNFSENAPLLKFCF from the coding sequence ATGAACCATTTACGATCAATTTCTTTTCTGCTATCGATTTTACTTGTATTCTCATTATGTTGTAAAAGGGACTCTTCCGTACCTTATACTATTTCTGAGGCATCTCCTCCTGTTGCGAATTTTGGATTTTTTTGGGGAAATGACGGCAGTTATCATCAACCCTTAATAATTGATAGCACTAAAAATGCAATTCTCTATAAAATGGATTTTGGAGATGGATATATATGGCAGGATTCCCTGCCTCCCGATAACTATGGCAAGCCCTTACATTCACATGCCTACCTCACCCCAATAGACTCCTCAGTTTTTTTTGACATCAAACTTGTCGTAACGAATTCAAAAGGTGTGCAAGACTCAATTACTAGGCAAGTGACTATAGAGCCATATCCCCCAAAGGTTCCGGATATAAGCGATTCTACAAGAGCCGGTTATTATAACGTGCCCGGCTCCTTGATAGGGCTTATAAACGATCAAAGCGTAAGGTGGGAGACCAATGATAGTTCTGTATTTTCAGGAAGTCAAATGTTTGAACTGAATCGTGGTTCCGGAGGATATATTTACAGTATGATGTTTTCTCGGGGCAACACCGGGTGCGATTTGGAAGAATCTTTTGTGATGTTATTGCCTTTGTTCCACAATGAACCATTCGCGTTTGAAAAAGGTCCTCCAGCGTTGCAGTTTGCAAAATTGAAAGATAGCTTAAAAGTGGGCAGAAAGGTTTCGTTTTATTATGTTACGCCCACGGGACCCGGTATTTCTGACGAGATTTTCCAATCAAAAACAGATGCAGAACTTATAGATATTCAGGAGGTGAATGTTGACTCAAATTTCTATTATTCGGTTTATACCAAAGGTTTTGATGCCACTTTTTCAATAAAGAGTGATGAATTTGCCACGACTTCCAATAAACAGGCCCATTTAAAAGTAGATTTAGTAATTAAAATGCGCCTGCTGGTTGATAGGAGACACATACAAAACTTTTCTGAGAACGCACCTTTGCTCAAGTTCTGTTTTTGA
- a CDS encoding CocE/NonD family hydrolase, whose protein sequence is MKSKHPVRSRELLSPIFKFLIILASLSDCSPSLAQQKFPLPDSLHYWIQDSVLIPTGDGAILSAVVVGKKGVQSPLPTAFQFSIYSNLSYGLSEAKFAADRGYVGVIADARGKRLSPDNPRPYETEHSDVNAVLDWIVEQPWSNGEVGMYGGSYLGFAQWASLKSPHPALKTIVPYVAAIPGQGLPMENNIFLLANYQWAFYVTNNKLLDHGINRDFARWNRLRQAYWNSGAPFSRIDSLDGTPNPWFHCWLNHPSYDRYWQSMVPYKEDFSKIKIPVLSITGYYDDGQISAIQYLKDHMQYNPKAEHYLIIGPYDHFGAQRGGTRELRSYRVDSVALINTHEITYAWLDYILKGGKKPSILQDKINFEVMGKNEWKGAARLDELEPFQSRFYLCQANKGRTGMLSLQKPSKESMFTQVVDFSGRDSYYFDYYPNPIIKDQIDESTGFLFTSQPFAQPISIGGNLKGELGFSINKKDVDVGLILYELTPDGKYFQLSYFMGRASYMKDPASRNLLQENRTYRFNFDKSRYFSKQLQPGSRLVVALNIVMNPFSQINYGTGKDVSLETIRDAGEPLRISWSNLSFIELGSSRKPN, encoded by the coding sequence ATGAAATCGAAACATCCTGTCCGATCACGGGAACTCCTAAGCCCCATTTTCAAGTTCCTGATCATTCTCGCTTCCCTTTCCGACTGCTCTCCGAGCCTGGCCCAGCAAAAATTCCCGCTTCCCGATTCGCTCCATTATTGGATTCAGGACAGTGTTCTGATCCCTACCGGGGACGGAGCAATCCTTTCGGCCGTGGTCGTTGGGAAAAAAGGGGTACAGAGCCCGCTTCCAACGGCCTTTCAGTTTTCCATCTACTCCAATTTGAGCTACGGCCTATCCGAGGCCAAATTCGCCGCCGATCGCGGATATGTCGGGGTCATTGCAGATGCAAGGGGTAAAAGGCTCAGTCCGGACAATCCTCGGCCCTATGAAACGGAACATTCCGATGTCAACGCCGTACTGGACTGGATCGTTGAACAGCCCTGGAGCAATGGAGAAGTGGGCATGTACGGGGGGAGTTATTTGGGATTTGCTCAATGGGCCTCCCTAAAATCCCCTCATCCGGCCCTGAAAACCATCGTGCCATATGTCGCGGCCATACCCGGACAGGGGTTGCCCATGGAAAACAACATTTTCCTTTTGGCCAATTACCAATGGGCGTTCTATGTAACCAATAACAAGCTGCTGGACCATGGAATCAACCGGGATTTTGCAAGATGGAACCGGTTGAGGCAGGCCTATTGGAACAGCGGAGCTCCCTTTTCCAGAATAGACAGTCTGGACGGAACTCCAAACCCATGGTTTCATTGCTGGCTGAACCACCCGTCCTATGATCGATATTGGCAATCCATGGTCCCCTACAAAGAGGATTTTTCGAAAATCAAAATTCCCGTTTTGTCGATCACCGGGTACTATGATGACGGACAAATTTCAGCTATCCAATATCTCAAAGATCACATGCAATACAATCCCAAGGCCGAACATTACCTGATAATCGGCCCTTATGACCATTTCGGGGCCCAACGAGGAGGAACCCGGGAATTGAGAAGCTATCGAGTTGATTCGGTTGCCCTGATCAACACCCATGAAATTACATATGCATGGCTGGATTACATTCTCAAGGGCGGAAAGAAGCCCTCCATACTTCAGGACAAAATAAACTTCGAGGTCATGGGGAAAAATGAATGGAAGGGTGCGGCCCGTCTGGACGAACTCGAGCCCTTTCAATCCCGCTTCTATCTTTGCCAAGCCAACAAAGGCCGGACCGGGATGTTGTCCCTGCAAAAACCAAGTAAGGAATCCATGTTTACTCAAGTAGTGGACTTTTCGGGCCGGGACAGCTATTACTTCGATTATTACCCCAATCCCATAATCAAGGACCAGATTGACGAGAGTACCGGATTTCTGTTCACTAGCCAACCCTTTGCTCAGCCCATCAGTATCGGTGGGAACCTGAAAGGGGAGCTTGGGTTCAGTATCAATAAAAAAGACGTGGACGTAGGCTTGATCTTGTATGAACTCACTCCGGATGGAAAATATTTTCAACTTTCCTATTTCATGGGGAGGGCCAGTTATATGAAGGATCCCGCATCCAGAAATCTCTTACAGGAAAACAGGACCTATCGTTTCAATTTTGACAAATCCCGGTATTTTTCCAAACAGCTTCAACCGGGCAGTCGATTGGTGGTCGCCCTGAATATAGTCATGAATCCCTTTTCCCAAATCAATTATGGAACGGGCAAAGATGTGAGCCTGGAAACCATACGGGATGCGGGAGAACCTCTCCGGATCAGCTGGTCCAACCTTAGCTTTATCGAATTGGGAAGCTCCAGAAAACCGAATTGA
- a CDS encoding LytR/AlgR family response regulator transcription factor — MNRNEITALIVDDERSARNELGRLLAHYPQVRIIDEASDGIEALEKCQKHHPDILFLDIQMPGLTGFELLEKIESLTEVIFVTAFDNYAIRAFEVSALDYLLKPIRTERFEKTMDKVLERFDREKKAGVFVKDRGRYFHIYWSQVHLIESMDNYCKLYFDKQSVLIKSSLTKLEANPACSRFFRASRSFLFNLNFVQSILQKGNRLEVTLTTGDAIMLSERKSVIFKKHAKT; from the coding sequence ATGAACAGGAATGAAATTACGGCTTTGATCGTAGACGATGAACGGTCGGCCAGAAATGAGCTAGGGCGGTTATTGGCCCATTATCCTCAAGTTAGGATAATTGATGAGGCGTCCGATGGAATAGAGGCTCTCGAGAAATGTCAAAAGCACCATCCAGACATCCTTTTTTTAGACATTCAGATGCCGGGCCTCACAGGGTTTGAGCTACTGGAAAAGATTGAAAGCCTCACTGAGGTAATTTTCGTAACCGCCTTCGACAATTACGCGATCCGAGCCTTTGAGGTCAGTGCCCTGGACTACCTGCTGAAACCCATCCGGACCGAAAGGTTCGAAAAGACCATGGACAAGGTTTTGGAACGGTTCGACCGTGAAAAAAAAGCCGGGGTTTTCGTCAAGGACAGAGGGCGGTATTTTCACATCTATTGGTCCCAGGTCCATTTAATAGAATCCATGGACAATTATTGCAAGCTCTATTTTGACAAACAGTCGGTCCTGATCAAAAGCTCTCTGACCAAGCTGGAGGCAAACCCGGCCTGTTCACGGTTTTTCAGGGCATCGAGATCCTTTCTCTTCAATTTGAATTTCGTTCAATCCATCTTGCAAAAGGGAAACAGGTTGGAGGTAACCCTCACGACCGGAGACGCAATTATGCTGTCGGAACGAAAATCTGTCATCTTCAAAAAGCACGCAAAGACCTAA
- a CDS encoding sensor histidine kinase, with the protein MKLSLSLYWKCQLIGWGLASLYWLLLALMGAGFHWGLGIAQFLLDVTLYIGITHAYRNFAKKRNWTDISLGSLGSKMAGVLPSMALIYTVGTIFKVYYIRHLFFPEPSEDLMAFIRLNGITVLAAGFRLMAIWLLAYHLYHYARREIRLRVMNSELQTENLTAQLSNLSSQLNPHFLFNSLNAIKSLVFKSPESAARGLDLLSELLRNGLYQNERMMIPFEKELSLVEDYLELQKLRFEENLSYVYEIDPSLNNFPVPRMSLQALVENAIKHGISNRVKGGELKIKVSKEKGRVSIEVWSPKSQILDDQIRFGIGLSNLEKRLALAYGNQAEYELIERPNDICASIKIPFSHEQE; encoded by the coding sequence ATGAAACTCAGTCTTTCTTTATATTGGAAATGCCAACTTATTGGTTGGGGCCTGGCCTCTCTCTACTGGCTCCTTTTGGCATTAATGGGAGCTGGATTTCATTGGGGATTGGGAATCGCCCAGTTTTTGCTCGATGTAACATTATACATAGGAATTACGCATGCGTACAGGAACTTTGCAAAAAAGAGAAATTGGACGGACATTTCCCTGGGGTCCCTGGGGTCCAAAATGGCCGGGGTCCTTCCATCCATGGCCCTGATCTATACAGTTGGCACAATCTTCAAAGTCTATTATATCCGGCATTTATTTTTCCCAGAACCGTCAGAGGACCTAATGGCCTTTATCCGGCTGAATGGCATCACTGTGCTGGCTGCCGGGTTCCGTTTGATGGCCATCTGGTTACTGGCATATCACCTTTACCATTATGCCCGGCGAGAAATCCGGCTTCGTGTAATGAATTCTGAATTGCAGACCGAGAACCTAACGGCACAATTGAGCAATCTCTCTTCCCAATTAAATCCTCATTTCCTTTTCAACTCTCTGAATGCCATTAAATCCCTGGTATTCAAATCTCCTGAATCGGCCGCCAGGGGATTGGATTTGTTGAGTGAATTATTGAGGAACGGGCTTTACCAAAATGAGCGAATGATGATTCCTTTTGAAAAGGAATTGTCCCTGGTCGAGGATTACCTCGAGCTTCAGAAACTTCGGTTCGAAGAAAACCTATCTTATGTTTATGAAATTGACCCTTCACTAAATAACTTCCCCGTGCCCAGGATGAGTTTACAGGCATTGGTGGAAAATGCAATCAAACACGGGATTTCCAATCGGGTAAAGGGCGGAGAGCTCAAAATCAAGGTGTCAAAAGAAAAAGGGAGGGTCAGCATAGAAGTATGGAGTCCGAAATCCCAAATTCTGGACGATCAAATCCGGTTCGGAATCGGACTTTCCAATCTCGAAAAAAGACTTGCCCTGGCCTATGGAAACCAAGCCGAGTATGAACTTATAGAGAGGCCCAATGATATATGTGCCTCCATCAAAATACCTTTTTCTCATGAACAGGAATGA
- a CDS encoding DUF1569 domain-containing protein, whose translation MKTIFDRNTRGQLIDRIEQIDEYKKAEWGKMNVLQMLKHNTYWNGWILGKESHVYKQTFMGKIFGKLALKRMIRDEKPFDKNIPTSDQFKVKGQNGHLEPEKSKWISLIKEYENYHNPNFIHDFFGKMTEEQIGILVYKHTDHHLRQFGI comes from the coding sequence ATGAAAACAATTTTCGACCGGAATACCAGGGGACAATTAATCGACCGGATTGAGCAAATCGACGAATATAAAAAGGCCGAATGGGGCAAAATGAATGTTCTTCAAATGCTCAAGCACAATACCTATTGGAATGGCTGGATCCTGGGGAAGGAAAGCCACGTTTATAAACAAACGTTTATGGGCAAAATATTCGGAAAGCTGGCATTGAAAAGAATGATAAGGGACGAAAAACCATTTGATAAAAATATCCCCACTTCCGACCAGTTCAAAGTCAAAGGGCAAAATGGTCATTTGGAACCTGAAAAATCGAAATGGATTTCCTTGATCAAGGAATACGAAAATTATCACAACCCGAATTTCATTCACGACTTCTTTGGGAAAATGACAGAAGAGCAAATAGGAATATTGGTATACAAACACACCGATCACCATTTGAGACAATTCGGAATATAG
- a CDS encoding RNA polymerase sigma factor, whose product MTAVLCRHFGLPHMEIAEDIASDTFLKASEHWAVKGVPENPTAWLYTVAKNKARDYCKHTSIFETQIKNNLRFDGPQHSNVIEFNERIISDSQLAMIFAVCNPANSDENQIALALQILCGFSVGEIANAFISKTETIKKRLQRARGNLRNNDFQIKTLSKPDIRSRLETVLKTLYLLFNEGYFSKSNDQFIRKELCSEALRLNLILTENPLTNTAQTNALLALMCFQSSRIEARTNKNGEAVLFDEQDKGLWDTSLIERGNYYLANATNGKETSKYHLEAGIAYWHIIGGDDKWKKILQLYNQLVLIEYSPITALNRAFAFSKVYGHAGAIAEAEKLDLTENSQYFELMGYLYAPLNGPKAVLHYQRAVKLTKSRTEKDTLKREIKRLKDENNFRPEYQGTINRPD is encoded by the coding sequence ATGACGGCTGTCCTGTGCCGTCATTTCGGTTTACCGCATATGGAAATTGCCGAAGATATAGCGAGCGACACCTTTCTGAAGGCCTCTGAACATTGGGCAGTCAAGGGCGTGCCAGAAAACCCAACCGCTTGGCTCTATACGGTTGCCAAAAACAAGGCCAGAGATTACTGCAAACACACTTCCATTTTTGAAACGCAAATCAAAAACAACCTCAGGTTCGATGGACCTCAGCACTCGAACGTTATTGAATTCAATGAACGAATAATTTCCGACAGCCAATTGGCCATGATATTTGCCGTTTGCAATCCAGCAAATTCAGATGAAAATCAAATTGCCTTGGCACTTCAAATTCTTTGTGGTTTCAGTGTAGGGGAAATTGCCAATGCGTTCATCTCTAAAACCGAAACCATAAAAAAACGGCTCCAACGGGCGAGAGGCAATCTCCGTAACAATGATTTCCAAATCAAGACACTGTCCAAACCCGATATTCGATCCAGGCTGGAAACCGTTTTAAAAACCTTGTACCTGTTGTTCAACGAGGGTTATTTTTCAAAATCAAACGATCAGTTCATCCGTAAAGAACTTTGTTCGGAGGCTCTCAGGTTAAATTTAATTTTGACCGAAAACCCATTGACCAATACGGCCCAAACAAATGCTTTGCTGGCTTTGATGTGCTTCCAAAGTTCGCGAATCGAAGCACGAACAAACAAAAATGGTGAAGCCGTGCTGTTTGACGAACAGGACAAGGGCCTGTGGGACACATCCCTTATCGAAAGGGGAAATTATTATTTGGCAAACGCCACGAATGGGAAAGAAACTTCAAAATATCATTTGGAAGCGGGAATTGCCTACTGGCACATAATCGGAGGGGATGACAAATGGAAAAAGATCCTGCAGTTGTACAACCAACTCGTCCTGATTGAGTATTCTCCCATAACTGCCCTTAACAGGGCCTTTGCCTTTTCAAAAGTTTACGGACACGCCGGAGCAATTGCAGAAGCCGAAAAATTAGACCTGACAGAAAACAGTCAATATTTTGAATTGATGGGCTATCTATATGCCCCACTGAATGGTCCGAAGGCCGTTCTCCATTACCAAAGAGCCGTAAAACTCACGAAATCAAGAACCGAAAAAGACACATTGAAAAGAGAAATTAAGCGATTGAAGGATGAAAACAATTTTCGACCGGAATACCAGGGGACAATTAATCGACCGGATTGA
- a CDS encoding YciI family protein: MKEFALIFRLNDISDFKPSPKQMEERMNWLGSIAAQNKLVDKGNTLLPIPGSAKTVKPGNAVTDGPYTEIKEFISGYIIVRTETIDEAVEIAKGNPIFEIGGNIEVREVLKRD, from the coding sequence ATGAAAGAGTTCGCATTGATTTTCAGACTAAACGACATTTCCGACTTCAAACCCTCCCCAAAACAAATGGAGGAACGAATGAACTGGCTTGGCAGTATTGCCGCCCAAAACAAATTGGTGGACAAGGGAAACACGCTTTTGCCAATTCCGGGAAGTGCAAAAACAGTAAAACCCGGCAATGCCGTAACCGATGGCCCCTACACTGAAATCAAGGAATTCATCAGTGGCTACATTATAGTACGAACGGAAACCATTGATGAGGCGGTAGAAATTGCAAAGGGAAACCCAATTTTTGAAATTGGAGGGAACATTGAAGTGCGTGAAGTGCTAAAGCGTGATTAG
- a CDS encoding 5-methyltetrahydropteroyltriglutamate--homocysteine methyltransferase — MTLLPTEGVGSIPRSRELQEAIVAFSQGNLPLNQMNQFFDHAVEETIRNLEATGSPIISDGEQTKTSFVTYPLDNLKNLASDGISIPFEDGHTRQLPRLTNGPFHYSMYAGSYLPRAKKYANRPLKQAVISASAMSLLYPQDGLPHYSQDQFLSDLIKESVADIRSCFDNGAVHVQVDFTEARLSLKLDPSKGLLQRFIDLNNQVLSHFSEQERQHIGFHTCPGGDHDSTHSADVDYPELIPLFLTLNSGNFYMQMASEKDPIKSLKIVGENIRPNQRVYVGVIDVINEEVESPETVCDRIMTAAEYIPVHQLGTTDDCGFSPFSDDIATSRATAFAKIAARIEGTKMASEKLKLGA; from the coding sequence ATGACTTTATTACCCACAGAGGGCGTGGGAAGCATACCCCGCTCCCGCGAATTACAGGAAGCAATAGTTGCCTTTTCTCAAGGCAACCTCCCCTTGAATCAAATGAATCAGTTTTTTGACCATGCCGTGGAAGAAACCATTAGAAACCTGGAAGCTACGGGATCCCCAATAATCTCCGATGGGGAACAGACCAAAACCAGTTTTGTCACCTATCCGTTGGACAACTTGAAAAATTTGGCTTCGGACGGAATTAGCATCCCGTTTGAAGATGGACACACCCGTCAACTGCCAAGGTTGACAAATGGCCCCTTTCACTATTCCATGTATGCAGGCAGTTATCTTCCAAGAGCCAAGAAATATGCAAACCGCCCCTTAAAGCAGGCCGTGATTTCTGCTTCGGCCATGAGCCTGCTCTATCCACAAGATGGATTACCGCACTATTCCCAAGACCAGTTCCTGAGCGATTTAATCAAGGAGTCGGTTGCCGATATAAGGAGTTGTTTCGATAACGGTGCGGTTCATGTACAAGTGGATTTCACCGAAGCCCGGCTGTCCCTTAAACTGGACCCCTCAAAAGGGCTTCTCCAGCGGTTTATTGATTTGAATAACCAGGTGCTGTCGCACTTTTCCGAGCAAGAAAGACAGCACATCGGTTTTCACACTTGCCCGGGGGGAGACCATGACAGCACGCACAGTGCGGATGTGGACTATCCAGAACTCATTCCTTTGTTCCTGACCTTGAATTCCGGCAATTTCTATATGCAAATGGCAAGTGAAAAAGATCCGATAAAGTCACTGAAAATAGTTGGTGAAAACATTCGTCCGAATCAAAGGGTCTATGTCGGGGTAATAGACGTAATTAATGAAGAAGTCGAATCCCCCGAAACCGTATGTGACCGAATCATGACCGCGGCAGAATATATTCCCGTACATCAATTAGGCACTACCGACGATTGTGGTTTCTCACCTTTCAGCGATGACATCGCCACAAGTCGTGCAACGGCTTTTGCCAAAATTGCAGCACGAATAGAAGGCACAAAAATGGCATCCGAGAAACTCAAACTCGGTGCTTAA